The following proteins are co-located in the Nitrospirota bacterium genome:
- a CDS encoding methyl-accepting chemotaxis protein, with the protein MFAWFSNMKTMAKLMLGFSLVGAIMAFVGYTGLTNMGRINESTENIYTVQLKPLMTLTKVRGMVHQVRSWVVQAVLADDPADRTQALAKLEELKKQIDEGSQAFEQTIRSEEVKKAYDDFTKALGEYREVRDGTVLKLVQAGDRVGATAAMRGEGAAKYKAVVEAINRLADTKTMIAQRKYDEANRVYADSKALLTGIIVGGIGLGLFLGWVIARMIAKGLAQVNNVAQRAAEGDLTKRVSIDTKDEIGTMGAAFNQMMEAIARVVGEVRHGSEQVSSASAQISAGTQDLSHRTSEQASALEETSSAMEEMTSTVKQNADNAKQANQLGIAARDTAEKGSQVVAQAVASMDEINKSSKKIADIIGVIDEIAFQTNLLALNAAVEAARAGEQGRGFAVVAAEVRNLAQRSATAAKEIKGLINESVQKVTEGADLVNRCGKTLEDIVASVKRVTDIVSEIAAASQEQASGIEQVNKAVMQMDETTQQNAALVEESASASENLQQQAAELLQQVEFFKVSDGAGSGLRAGASKGQATAAPKPAAHAAVHPSGHKPAAVKQAKRPIEPKAEPVSVGAGKANGNGHGALHADVKDGFEEF; encoded by the coding sequence ATGTTTGCCTGGTTCAGCAATATGAAGACGATGGCCAAACTGATGCTGGGGTTTTCGCTCGTCGGGGCCATCATGGCCTTCGTGGGATATACCGGCCTCACGAACATGGGCCGCATCAACGAGAGCACGGAGAACATCTACACCGTGCAGTTGAAACCGCTCATGACCCTGACCAAGGTGCGAGGCATGGTCCATCAAGTCAGGTCATGGGTCGTCCAGGCCGTCCTGGCCGATGACCCGGCGGATCGGACTCAGGCCCTGGCCAAGCTCGAGGAACTGAAGAAGCAGATTGACGAGGGTTCGCAGGCCTTTGAACAAACGATCAGGTCCGAGGAGGTCAAGAAGGCCTATGACGACTTCACCAAGGCCCTGGGAGAGTATCGAGAGGTCCGCGACGGCACCGTGCTCAAGCTGGTGCAAGCGGGGGATCGAGTCGGGGCCACCGCGGCGATGAGGGGGGAAGGGGCGGCCAAGTACAAGGCCGTGGTGGAGGCGATCAACAGGCTGGCGGACACCAAGACGATGATCGCGCAGCGCAAGTACGACGAGGCGAACAGGGTCTACGCCGATTCGAAGGCGCTGTTGACCGGCATCATCGTTGGCGGAATCGGGCTGGGCCTGTTCCTGGGGTGGGTGATCGCCAGGATGATCGCGAAGGGGCTGGCTCAAGTGAACAACGTGGCTCAGCGGGCGGCAGAGGGCGACCTCACCAAGCGGGTCTCGATCGACACCAAGGACGAGATCGGGACGATGGGGGCCGCGTTCAACCAGATGATGGAGGCCATCGCCCGGGTGGTGGGCGAGGTGCGGCACGGTTCCGAGCAGGTCTCGTCGGCCTCGGCTCAGATCAGCGCCGGCACCCAGGACCTCTCGCACCGCACCTCCGAGCAGGCCTCGGCGCTGGAGGAGACCTCCTCGGCCATGGAGGAGATGACCTCCACCGTCAAGCAGAACGCGGACAACGCCAAGCAGGCCAACCAGCTCGGCATCGCCGCCCGCGACACGGCGGAAAAGGGCAGTCAGGTGGTGGCGCAGGCGGTGGCGTCCATGGACGAGATCAACAAGTCCTCGAAGAAGATCGCCGACATCATCGGCGTGATCGACGAAATCGCCTTTCAAACGAACCTGCTGGCGCTCAACGCCGCCGTGGAAGCGGCCAGGGCCGGCGAGCAGGGACGCGGGTTCGCGGTGGTGGCGGCGGAGGTGCGGAATCTGGCGCAGCGCTCCGCCACGGCCGCCAAGGAGATCAAGGGGCTGATCAACGAATCCGTCCAAAAGGTGACGGAGGGCGCGGATCTCGTGAATCGCTGCGGCAAGACGTTGGAGGACATCGTGGCCTCGGTCAAACGGGTCACCGACATCGTGTCGGAGATCGCGGCGGCCTCGCAGGAACAGGCGAGCGGGATCGAGCAGGTCAACAAGGCGGTCATGCAGATGGACGAGACGACCCAGCAGAACGCGGCGCTCGTCGAGGAGTCCGCCTCGGCCTCGGAGAATTTGCAGCAGCAGGCGGCTGAGCTCCTGCAGCAGGTGGAGTTCTTCAAGGTCTCCGACGGGGCCGGGAGCGGGCTCCGTGCGGGAGCTTCGAAGGGACAAGCGACCGCCGCGCCGAAGCCGGCCGCTCATGCCGCCGTCCATCCATCCGGCCACAAGCCGGCGGCGGTGAAGCAGGCCAAGCGGCCGA